GTCATCACCCTGCTGGTCAACGGCGCGGCCCGCGCGATCATCGCCCGCCGCAAGGAGTACTCGGGGGCCAACGCATGAGCACCGCAACCCTGACCCCGAAGGGCCCCAGCACCCTGCGCGGTGCCCGCCTGCCCAAGTGGTCGCCGTACGCCATCGCCGGCGGCTCGATCGCCCTCGCGATCGTCATCGGCCTCGTCGGCGGCCTGCACAGCCGCGTCCAGTGGGGCCTGATCGCCGCGATCCTCTACGTCGTCGGCACGTACGGCATCGCCTCCGCCGTCGAGGGCAAGCGGCAGGCCAGGGACCGCATCGCGACCTCCCTCGTCTGGGTCGCCTTCCTGCTCGCCGTCGTCCCGCTGGCCTCGCTGGTCTGGTCGACCGTCGTGCGCGGTGTGAAGGTCCTCGACCTGTACTTCCTGACGCACTCCATGGGCGTCGTCGCCGACACCGAGCCCGGCGGCGGTATCTACCACGCCATCCTCGGCACCCTGGAGCAGGTCGGACTCGCCACGGTGATCGCCGCGCCGATCGGCGTGCTCACCGCGATCTACCTCGTCGAGTACGGCCGGGGCAACCTCTCCAAGGCCATCACGTTCTTCGTGGACGTCATGACCGGCATCCCGTCGATCGTCGCGGGCCTGTTCATCCTCAGCCTCATGCTGATGTTCGACATGCAGCCCTTCGGCTTCGCCGGCTCGCTGGCCCTGGCCATCCTGATGATGCCGGTCGTCGTGCGCTCCACGGAGGAGATGCTCAAGCTCGTCCCGAACGAGCTGCGCGAGGCCTCCCTGGCGCTCGGCGTCCCCAAGTGGCGCACCATCCTGAAGGTGGTCCTGCCGACCTCCCTCGGCGGCATCACCACGGGCATCATGCTCTCGATCGCCCGCATCACCGGTGAGACCGCCCCGGTCCTGCTGCTGGTGTGGGGCAACGCGTTCATCAACGCCAACCCCTTCGAGGGGGCGCAGGCCTCGCTGCCGCTGTACATCTACCAGCAGTACGCGAACAGCGCGGGCTCCGGTGCGGCGTACGACCGCGCCTGGGCGGCGTCGCTCACCCTGATCGCCTTCGTGATGCTCCTGAACCTGGTGGCCCGCGGGATCGCCCGCTGGAAGGCCCCGAAGACCGGTCGCTGACGCGTCAATCTGCGGCTACCGCCGCGCGGGGCCACACAGCGACCCCCAGACTTTTTGGAAGTGAAGTAGTCATGGCCAAGCGAATCGACGTAAGCGGACTGACCGCCTACTACGGCTCCCACAAGGCGATCGAGGACATCTCGATGACCGTCGAGCCGCGCTCGGTGACGGCGTTCATCGGCCCGTCCGGCTGCGGCAAGTCGACGTTCCTGCGCACGCTGAACCGGATGCACGAGGTGACCTCGGGCGGCCGGGTCGAGGGCAAGGTGCTGCTGGACGACGAGGACCTCTACGGCACGGGCATCGACCCGGTGTCGGTCCGCCGCGAGGTCGGCATGGTGTTCCAGCGCCCGAACCCGTTCCCCACGATGTCGATCTTCGACAACGTCGCGGCGGGACTGCGGCTGAACGGCAACTACAAGAAGAGCGAGCTCTCCGACATCGTCGAGCGCTCCCTCAAGGGCGCGAACCTCTGGAACGAGGTCAAGGACCGCCTGAACAAGCCCGGCTCGGGCCTGTCCGGCGGCCAGCAGCAGCGTCTGTGCATCGCGCGGGCGATCGCGGTCGAGCCGAACGTCCTGCTCATGGACGAGCCCTGCTCGGCGCTCGACCCGATCTCCACGCTCGCGATCGAGGACCTGATCGGCGAGCTCAAGGAGCGCTTCACGATCGTCATCGTGACGCACAACATGCAGCAGGCGGCGCGCGTCTCCGACCGCACGGCCTTCTTCAACCTCGCGGCGGTCGGCCAGCCCGGCAAGCTCATCGAGATCGACGACACGGAGCGCATCTTCTCCAACCCGTCCATCCAGGCCACGGAGGACTACATCTCCGGCCGCTTCGGCTGATCCCGCCTGCCGAGTCTCCTCGCGGTGCTGCATGGCGGTGCCACCGCGAGGCCGAAAAAGGGCCCGCCCCCGGCTCCCGGGGGCGGGCCTTTCGTCTGCGTCCGGTGCGCTACAGGAACGCCAGCTTGACGATCCCGTACGACGCCGCGGCCACCAGCGCGGCGGCCGGCATCGTGATGAACCAGCCGAGGATGATGTTCTTGGCGACACCCCACCGCACGGCGTTCACGCGCTTCGTCGCGCCGACACCCATGATCGCGGACGTGATGACGTGGGTCGTGGAGATCGGCGCCTTGAACAGGAACGCCGAGGTGAACATGATCGTCGCGCCCGTCGCCTCCGCCGCGAAGCCCTGCGGCGGGTCCAGCTCGATGATCTTCCGCCCCAGCGTCCGCATGATCCGCCACCCACCGGCGTACGTCCCCAGCGACAGCATCACCGCACAGGCGATCTTGACCCACACCGGGATCGGATCGCCGTAGTCCTCGACATCGGCGATGACGAGCGCCATCACCACGATGCCCATGGTCTTCTGCGCGTCCTGCAGACCGTGCCCCAGCGCCATGCCGGCCGCCGAGACGGTCTGCGCGATGCGGAACCCGCGCTTGGCCTTGTGCGGGTTCGCCTTCCTGAATATCCACAGGATCGCGGTCATCACCAGATAGCCGGCCAGAATGCCGACCACCGGAGACACGAACATCGGGATGACGACCTTCTCCAGCACTCCGTGCCAGTAGACCGTCGTCCCGCCGGCCAGCGCCGCCCCGACCATCCCGCCGAACAGCGCGTGCGAGGAGGAGGAGGGCAGCCCGAAGTACCAGGTGATCAGGTTCCAGACGATCGCGCCCACCAGCGCGGCGAAGAGGATGCCCATCCCCTTCGACCCGGTCGGTGTCTGGATCAGCCCCTCACTGACGGTCTTGGCGACCCCGGAGCCCATGAAGGCACCGGCGAGGTTCATCACCGCCGCCATGGCCAGCGCGGCCTTCGGCGTCAGCGCCCGCGTCGAGACGGACGTGGCGATCGCGTTCGCCGAATCGTGAAAGCCGTTGGTGTACGTGAAGAAGAGCGCGACCCCGATGGTCGCGACCAGAGCGAAGGTGTCCATGAAGGGCTCAGGACTCCTTGACGGCGATGGTCTCCACCGTGTTCGCCACGTGCTCGAACGCGTCCGCCGCTTCCTCCAGCACGTCCACGATCTGCTTGAGCTTCAGCACCTCCATGGCGTCGTACTTGCCGTTGAAGAGGTGCGCCAGCAGCTTGCGGTGGATCTGGTCGGCCTGGTTCTCCAGCCGGTTGACCTCGATCCAGTACTCGGTGAGGTT
This is a stretch of genomic DNA from Streptomyces hawaiiensis. It encodes these proteins:
- the pstA gene encoding phosphate ABC transporter permease PstA codes for the protein MSTATLTPKGPSTLRGARLPKWSPYAIAGGSIALAIVIGLVGGLHSRVQWGLIAAILYVVGTYGIASAVEGKRQARDRIATSLVWVAFLLAVVPLASLVWSTVVRGVKVLDLYFLTHSMGVVADTEPGGGIYHAILGTLEQVGLATVIAAPIGVLTAIYLVEYGRGNLSKAITFFVDVMTGIPSIVAGLFILSLMLMFDMQPFGFAGSLALAILMMPVVVRSTEEMLKLVPNELREASLALGVPKWRTILKVVLPTSLGGITTGIMLSIARITGETAPVLLLVWGNAFINANPFEGAQASLPLYIYQQYANSAGSGAAYDRAWAASLTLIAFVMLLNLVARGIARWKAPKTGR
- the pstB gene encoding phosphate ABC transporter ATP-binding protein PstB, whose protein sequence is MAKRIDVSGLTAYYGSHKAIEDISMTVEPRSVTAFIGPSGCGKSTFLRTLNRMHEVTSGGRVEGKVLLDDEDLYGTGIDPVSVRREVGMVFQRPNPFPTMSIFDNVAAGLRLNGNYKKSELSDIVERSLKGANLWNEVKDRLNKPGSGLSGGQQQRLCIARAIAVEPNVLLMDEPCSALDPISTLAIEDLIGELKERFTIVIVTHNMQQAARVSDRTAFFNLAAVGQPGKLIEIDDTERIFSNPSIQATEDYISGRFG
- a CDS encoding inorganic phosphate transporter, with translation MDTFALVATIGVALFFTYTNGFHDSANAIATSVSTRALTPKAALAMAAVMNLAGAFMGSGVAKTVSEGLIQTPTGSKGMGILFAALVGAIVWNLITWYFGLPSSSSHALFGGMVGAALAGGTTVYWHGVLEKVVIPMFVSPVVGILAGYLVMTAILWIFRKANPHKAKRGFRIAQTVSAAGMALGHGLQDAQKTMGIVVMALVIADVEDYGDPIPVWVKIACAVMLSLGTYAGGWRIMRTLGRKIIELDPPQGFAAEATGATIMFTSAFLFKAPISTTHVITSAIMGVGATKRVNAVRWGVAKNIILGWFITMPAAALVAAASYGIVKLAFL